The region aaaaggagagaaaaaagaaaaaaacaaaaaaaaaaaagaaaaaagaggaaagaggaaagagaaaaaagagagagaaaaaaaaaggaaaaatgagaTATGCATGTGTTTAAAAGAAGGAGTAGGGATGAcaatggggcggggtggggacgggaaatccatccccatccccatccccgcgtctatggggaatccccatccccgtccccatttaattaatggggataaaatcatccccgtccccatctccatggggatccccgttccccgtacaattaaatataatttataaataattttattattttcataaaatatttgaaaaaaaaatcattataaaaaatactattatcttttataatattatatatttataactaaatagaaactaataaaaaaaattatgttaaattatttaaaattataaataacatactaaaacttataatataatataaatatacataaatataaatcggatccacatggggacggggatggggatccccatggggtggggactatactccccgtcccctccccatcTCCATGGTTGGGGAATGATTTTCCCCATCCCCGTACCCATGGGGATAATTGGTGGGGATTCCCCGCTCCATTAGGGACGGGTCCCCACGGGGAACGGGGAATcccctccccattgccatccctaagaaggagagtaaaaatataaataagttattttgctaattgagatacaactaaaaacaatagaaaaatagagtaaaaaaataaatttttgaaattgaggtatttagaacaaataagttaaaaaaaaggagtttttgtgtgcaaattcctccaaaaataATTGCGTTGCTAGTGTATTCAAACCAAAAGATtgatattcctattaatttggaaaatattagctattttttctatACTCAATTAGTATTTCTCTGCCATGATAcgattttattttaactaaaattctaattataataatttttaagtaattaattaaataattaatttgttaatgactataaaaccgttatttaatatagattaaaaagaGTTATTCCGTAAATTTTCCTGTCCCCCCCACCCCCCCCCACTACCattcgtgcttttatatatagtataccGTAAATTTGTCTGTTCGCCCCcaccatccgtgcttttatatatagtatagatagatatagatatagatatatataaaatttccaTATTAATTTGAAGAAAATAAACACAAATTTTGAGgagtttgaaataaaaataaaaaagtttggtGATGTAATTGAAACTTTTAAAAGAATAGGCATGAAGTGAAAAGATGTTATTGTTTGGgcaaataaaaaagatttgATTGCAGTGAATCAGTGGATGTAAGTCCCGGCGTTTGGGATTTGAATAGAGTATTTGGGAGAAAAGAAAAGAGGCGTGGGATGTATGTATCTGTATGATGTTTTGTAGGGGATTCAAAGAGGGAATTCAGAATTGGATTAGGGATTACGATAGGCTTCAATTTTTGGCTGTCATCCTTCTTTACATTCAGGTATTCTTTTTTGTCTCATTCATTATGTTGTTTTGGTTTctggaataggtgcggaatggaatagtTATTCCGTATGGATTGGTTTTTCTTTTGCTTCGGTTCATAGAGTAGTTGGAATCGCTATTTTATGGCGttccattccatgaaccaaacatacaTGACCGTAATTGTATGCTCATTGTGTTGGATTTGAAGATTGGATGCTCTCTCATTGGATCGCTGGGAGCATTGTACAACGGAGTGCTGCTCGTTAATCTCGGAATTGCACTCTTCGCCTTGGTGGCCATCGAAAGCAGCAGTCAGAGTTTGGGACGTGCCTACGCTGTGCTTCTCTTCTGTGCCATTTTGCTCGACGTTTCTTGGTTCTTTCTCTTCGCTCACCGCATTTGGACCATTTCTTCCGACAACAACTATGGACCCTTCTTTATGTTCTCCCTCAAACTCACTCTTGCTATGCAATCTGTTGGCTTTTGTGTGCGCTTTTCCTCCTCCTTACTCTGGATTCAGATTTACAGGCTGGGGGTTTCGTATGCTGATACTCGAGAGCCTGATTATGATTTACGAAATAGTTTCCTTAGCCCTGTAGCCCCACCCGCCATCCCTACAGATTGCTCTGATTCTGGTCTTGCTTTAGGGGGCTCCATTTATGATCCTGCTTATTTCTCTTCTCTCTTTGAAGATGGCCGCAACACTACATATTTTGCTGCGGTATGTCCACTTTACTTGGATGCTTTTCATGActatgttttctagttttatAGACAATCTTATGATGAACTTTCCAGAGGCGAACTGAATTTGGTTTTAGTGAAAGAAATGTGCAGGGCATAACATAGCAAACAAAAGCAAGATTTATTTGAATGCGACCAATGGGATTAgaacccttttcttttcaaatttcattcacttttttaatgatttggaGCAAAGAATGGAGTGGATggattaaatttttcattttggcTCATCTCTTTAACAAAGTTAGGCAATGACGAAGAGTGGTGCTTTCTTTCACTTTTTGTTATGCCATCCAAATATAATCCACAAAGCTGCTGCTTCTTTTTTTCACATGCTAGGTGGTTTCTAAGACTTAGTAGTGTTTGAACATCTTTAGTAAATTTGGTGCTCTATTTCTATGATCAAAATAAGGTGAAAATATCATAgcatctcttttattttttatcacaAAATGTCAACTACTATATGCTTGGAAAaccttttcctttttttaagattttataatGTAGACGGGCATTTATGCACTAGTTGTAGTTCACTTCCAATTGGAATTACATCTGTTTCATTCAGAGTTGTTAAAGGCGCGCCTCAGGCACCGGCCACGGGGCCTCACTCGCCAAGAGGCAAGCGAGAAGGCGCGCCCTAGCAGCGCCGCATATCATTGAAAAAAATGTAGCAGCGCTGCACATCTGTGAAAATAGgcttttttgtttctttctttaaattaaagtaagCAGCGTCTGCGCCTTAGTGAAAATAGGGATGTTTTTGTTTCCTTTCTTAAAGTTGAAATAAAACCCTTTTACACTTATTTAATTCTTATGGTACGTCCACCCACACCCTAATATCTCTAATATTTTTAACCTAACTTAGAAGCATACTCACGGTCtccttgttttatttttattgtatctTTTGTGTATGCGCCTTTTTTTGAAAGGCGGCGCCTCAGCCCTAGGACCCCTTGGCATCTCGGAGCGCCTTTCGCCTTTAAAAACTATGTGCTTCATTTATTGACATGGGTTCAGCAATTTAATGTGGTCAAATTTGCAGAACCAAAATTCCAGTATTGTTGACAATGGCTCGACTTCTAGTGCTGAA is a window of Mercurialis annua linkage group LG2, ddMerAnnu1.2, whole genome shotgun sequence DNA encoding:
- the LOC126670588 gene encoding uncharacterized protein LOC126670588 isoform X2; protein product: MMFCRGFKEGIQNWIRDYDRLQFLAVILLYIQIGCSLIGSLGALYNGVLLVNLGIALFALVAIESSSQSLGRAYAVLLFCAILLDVSWFFLFAHRIWTISSDNNYGPFFMFSLKLTLAMQSVGFCVRFSSSLLWIQIYRLGVSYADTREPDYDLRNSFLSPVAPPAIPTDCSDSGLALGGSIYDPAYFSSLFEDGRNTTYFAANQNSSIVDNGSTSSAEASQLKLSMNRSFQTINVGRKGDARG
- the LOC126670588 gene encoding uncharacterized protein LOC126670588 isoform X5, whose protein sequence is MMFCRGFKEGIQNWIRDYDRLQFLAVILLYIQIGCSLIGSLGALYNGVLLVNLGIALFALVAIESSSQSLGRAYAVLLFCAILLDVSWFFLFAHRIWTISSDNNYGPFFMFSLKLTLAMQSVGFCVRFSSSLLWIQIYRLGVSYADTREPDYDLRNSFLSPVAPPAIPTDCSDSGLALGGSIYDPAYFSSLFEDGRNTTYFAANQNSSIVDNGSTSSAEASQLKLSMNRSFQTIN
- the LOC126670588 gene encoding uncharacterized protein LOC126670588 isoform X1, producing the protein MMFCRGFKEGIQNWIRDYDRLQFLAVILLYIQIGCSLIGSLGALYNGVLLVNLGIALFALVAIESSSQSLGRAYAVLLFCAILLDVSWFFLFAHRIWTISSDNNYGPFFMFSLKLTLAMQSVGFCVRFSSSLLWIQIYRLGVSYADTREPDYDLRNSFLSPVAPPAIPTDCSDSGLALGGSIYDPAYFSSLFEDGRNTTYFAANQNSSIVDNGSTSSAEASQLKLSMNRSFQTINEEKETREVETV
- the LOC126670588 gene encoding uncharacterized protein LOC126670588 isoform X4 codes for the protein MMFCRGFKEGIQNWIRDYDRLQFLAVILLYIQIGCSLIGSLGALYNGVLLVNLGIALFALVAIESSSQSLGRAYAVLLFCAILLDVSWFFLFAHRIWTISSDNNYGPFFMFSLKLTLAMQSVGFCVRFSSSLLWIQIYRLGVSYADTREPDYDLRNSFLSPVAPPAIPTDCSDSGLALGGSIYDPAYFSSLFEDGRNTTYFAANQNSSIVDNGSTSSAEASQLKLSMNRSFQTINVVT
- the LOC126670588 gene encoding uncharacterized protein LOC126670588 isoform X3, producing MMFCRGFKEGIQNWIRDYDRLQFLAVILLYIQIGCSLIGSLGALYNGVLLVNLGIALFALVAIESSSQSLGRAYAVLLFCAILLDVSWFFLFAHRIWTISSDNNYGPFFMFSLKLTLAMQSVGFCVRFSSSLLWIQIYRLGVSYADTREPDYDLRNSFLSPVAPPAIPTDCSDSGLALGGSIYDPAYFSSLFEDGRNTTYFAANQNSSIVDNGSTSSAEASQLKLSMNRSFQTINRVF